Below is a window of Synergistaceae bacterium DNA.
GGCTAAAGCCGGAGGCTTGTAAAAGCCTTGACTGACTAGCCTTAGCGCAAGCTACGTTGCCTGCGAATATATAGTTACCTGCGAGCGTAAATCCTAACTTGCAGCTCTAAGGATTATGGTTAAAAGCTCTGAGAGGCAGGAACGGTGCTGTAATCGTATAAACCGCAGGACAACATTGGCGAAGGATTATAACTCTAGCGGGCGGAGGTCTGTTTCATGTTAGCAGATATAAAGCCCGCACGCTCTTGGGCGTTACAACAAGAAATAGGAGGTATGCGCCTCCTCCCCATAGCGAAAGCAAGGGGTATCCGGCGCAATTTTTTTGATGATGACGAAAATTTTTGCGGTGTTCGCGCTTTCTCTGTGCATAATTTCTCCGGCGTTTTCTGCTGACAAAATCTCGGTGGATTCGTCTGACTTTGTGCTTTTGTCTGAGGCTGTCCCGGATGCAATACTTGAGATCCGCTACTACTCAACGTATAACTTTGTGGGCAGCAGGATTCGCGGGTATGAACGCCCTGTAGCATATCTCACAAAGGCCGCGGCAAAGGCATTGCGTGAAGTGAGTGATGAGCTTGTCGCGAAAGGTTACAGGCTGAAGATTTTTGACGCATACAGGCCGCAGACGGCAGTGAATCATTTTGCGGAATGGGCGCAGAAAATTGATGACACGAAAATGAAGGAGTACTTTTACCCGGAGTTAGACAAGTCTGTGCTTTTCGAGCAGGACTATATCATGTACAAGTCCGGGCATAGTCGCGGAAGCACGGTTGATTTGACGCTGTTCGACATGAGTACGGAGCGAGAGTCAGACATGGGCGGGACGTTCGACTATTTCGGGGAGAAGTCGCACCCTGACTACAAGGGAATCACGCCGAGACAGTACAGCAATCGTATGATTCTCCGCGAGGCCATGACAAAGCACGGGTTCAAGCCGCTTTATTCAGAGTGGTGGCACTTCACGCTTGAGAATGAGCCGTACCCCGACACGTATTTTGATTTCCCGGTGAAGTAACAAGAAAAATTTTCTCCTGCATATCTCGGTCATGATGTGCAGGAATTTTTTTGACAAGGAGCAATAAATCCAATGAAATTTTCAGGTTTTAAGATGGCCGTGTGTGTTCTTGCGGTCATGATGGCGGTAGCTCTCCCTTTGCCGGCAATGTCGGCGGAGACAGTAACAGGCGGTTATACTACTGCCAGCGGGGACAATTACACACTCATCAAAGGCGTGTTCTTTTTTCCGTCAGCAGTCGCAAATACAGATGACGATCTGATAGATATTCCGGCGAGATTCTTTTACTCTGACGGATTTTTCGCGGAAGCCCCTTACACGTATAACGCTCATCTCGCTACAGCCTCAATTTGTATGGCAATGTCGGGTTTCTACTCCAACGAGGGCGATTACCCCGAAAAGCGCAGGAACATCGTAAACTACATGGCGGAAATCGGAGTCGCAAGTGAGGACATATACTCGAACCGCTACAGCATGATAAAGCCGCAGGCCGACTCAATCGGCGTAACAATCGGAATGAAGGAGCTTTCA
It encodes the following:
- a CDS encoding M15 family metallopeptidase; its protein translation is MMTKIFAVFALSLCIISPAFSADKISVDSSDFVLLSEAVPDAILEIRYYSTYNFVGSRIRGYERPVAYLTKAAAKALREVSDELVAKGYRLKIFDAYRPQTAVNHFAEWAQKIDDTKMKEYFYPELDKSVLFEQDYIMYKSGHSRGSTVDLTLFDMSTERESDMGGTFDYFGEKSHPDYKGITPRQYSNRMILREAMTKHGFKPLYSEWWHFTLENEPYPDTYFDFPVK